The following proteins are co-located in the Spirochaetota bacterium genome:
- the rdgB gene encoding RdgB/HAM1 family non-canonical purine NTP pyrophosphatase, with amino-acid sequence MKLKFDRILIATTNEGKVREIKQILSQVFSETKFISLSELTKVKEPEENGKTFLENALKKARYYYSIFGIPLIAEDSGLEVEALNGEPGIHSSNYAGPNSTQKQLIEKLLSKMKGKENRNARFVSVVVFMYGKDKYIFAEGKVKGRIAEEPRGKEGFGYDPIFIPEGYDKTFAELGDEIKNKISHRRNALVEITIRIKETLL; translated from the coding sequence ATGAAATTAAAATTTGATAGGATACTAATAGCGACTACGAATGAAGGCAAAGTAAGAGAGATAAAACAGATACTATCACAAGTTTTCAGCGAGACCAAATTCATATCACTTTCTGAACTTACTAAAGTCAAAGAACCTGAAGAAAATGGAAAAACCTTTCTAGAGAATGCTCTCAAGAAAGCAAGGTATTACTACTCTATTTTTGGGATACCACTCATAGCAGAGGACTCTGGACTTGAAGTTGAGGCTCTCAACGGAGAACCCGGTATTCACTCATCTAACTACGCAGGACCTAACTCAACACAAAAACAGCTCATTGAGAAACTATTATCCAAGATGAAAGGTAAAGAAAACAGAAATGCTAGGTTTGTATCGGTAGTAGTATTCATGTACGGAAAAGACAAGTACATATTCGCAGAAGGTAAAGTGAAAGGGAGGATAGCAGAAGAACCAAGAGGTAAGGAAGGTTTCGGATATGACCCAATCTTCATACCCGAAGGATACGACAAAACATTCGCAGAACTAGGAGACGAAATCAAGAACAAAATAAGCCATAGAAGAAACGCTCTTGTTGAGATCACTATTAGGATAAAAGAAACACTCTTGTGA